The window CCTTGCGAGAGCGTCCTGCGCTGCCGCCTGTTGTGCATCTTGCTTCGATGGACCCTCGCCTACGCCAACCTGCTCGCCGTTTAGGAGCACCCCGACACGGAAATGTCTCGCATGATCTGGGCCCCACTCTTCAAGCACTTCATATGTGGGCGTGGCGCTGACGCGCTCTTGCGCCTCTTCTTGCAAGACGCTCTTTGGGTCGCGATAAAGACGCTTTTCAATAATATCAGGAAGGCGGCTCAGTACGTGCGTTTGGATAAGGGCTGCCGCGGGAGCATACCCTCCGTCTAGATATACAGCACCAATGAGTGCTTCCATAGCATTTGCGAGAATGTACTGTCGTGCGCGACCGATATCACGAGCCTCCCCCTTAGAAAGGAGCATGCACTCATTCAGCGCAAGGTCGCTCGCGATAATGGCCAGCGTATTGGCGTTCACGAGCGCTGCGCGCCAATTCGTAAGCTCCCCTTCGGGATTTGGGTATGTTTGGTAGAGGTGCTCCGTCACCACAAGCTCCAGTACGGCGTCGCCCAAAAACTCAAGACGCTCATTGTGATCCAATGGCCACGAAGGATTCTCGTTGAGGTAGGAGCGGTGCGTCACCGCCTGCTTGAGTAGCTCTGGCTGTGCGAACGTATGCCCGATAGCCTCTTGAAGGCGGGCAAGAAGTGCGTCGTGTTCCATGCGAGGTTCACGCATGGCAACAGAGAACATGACGATTCACAACTTACGATTGTGCACTGTCATGTGCGCTGTCTGCCTCTGCGGTATCAGCGGAATCTGAAGGCTTTTTTGCGCCCTCACTGCGATGGGGGGCGTCGTCTTTTCCTGGCTCCCCGATCTCACGATAGACCGTCCCTAAAACACCATTCACAAATCGTCCTGATGCCTCGCCGCCAAATGATTTTGCCAGTTCAATCGCCTCATTAATAGCAACTTTCGGAGGAACCGCGGAACGATCTCCGAACAAAAGCTCATAGAGACCGAGGCGGAGAATGTTGCGATCAACAATTGCGATCTGATCGAGCGGCCATGCAGGCGCCGCTTTTTCAATAATCTGGTCGAGCGCTTCGCGATGCGCCAAAACGCCCTTGATAAGGTCGCGGACGAACTGTGCGTCGTCGAGTCCGGTTCCGAATTCGACGAGATTCTTTTCAATAACAGCATCTAACTTCTCCTCATTTTTGTCTCGGAAATCCCACTCGTAGAGTGTCTGCAGTGCGATCGATCGAGAGAGGTGTCGTGATGCCATGCTTGAAAACCTAGGATGCGGTGCGCTGACGGGCTTTCTCCTGCTTGCGGAGCGCCTTGCCAACAACGTCCACTACCTGACGCCCTTTGTAATACCCACAGTATTTGCAGGTTGTGTGGGGGCGAATCATTTTTTTACAGTGTCCGCACGCGCTCAACCCTGCTGGCTTTCGTGCCAGGTGGCTGCGACGGCGACCCTGTCGGCCTTTGGCCAAATGGTGTCGTGGTACTGCCATACGTGAGGCACAGAATACCACGGAAAGATGCCCCCTGCAAGCGTCATCGGTTATCCATTGCAGACAGCCTCTGGTCGGGCCACAATGGGGACGCATGCGGTTCACTCATTTGCACACCCATTCGCACTACTCCCTCCTCGACGGCCTTTCAAAGGTTGATGCCATTGTCTCACGCGTCAAAGAGGCTGGGATGGATTCAGTCGCCATTACGGACCACGGCGTCATGTATGGCGCTATTGAGTTTTATAAAAAAGCAACAAAGGCCGGCATCAAGCCAATCATCGGGTGTGAAATGTACATCACGAGCGGATCGCGACATGACAAACGACCCGGGATCGATGATCAACGCTATCACCTTATCCTCCTTGCAGAAACAAATGAAGGCTACCGCAACCTCATGAAGCTGGTTACGGCAGCGCACCTTGAAGGCTTCTACTACAAGCCGCGCATCGACAAAGAAATTCTGCGCCAGCACAGTAAAGGACTCATTGGCCTTTCGGCATGTCTTGCCGGAGAAATCTCACGTGCGCTCACTGGCAATGATTACCCCGCTGCGTGCGCAAAAGCGCGTGAGTATGAAGACATTTTTGGAAAAGGAAATTTCTTTATTGAGCTCCAACAGCACACCAGCATCCCCGACCAAAATATGGTGACGCCCCAGCTCGTGCGCCTTGCACGCGAGCTCGACATCCCTATGGTTGCCACACAAGACTCTCACTACACACACCACCACGATCAAGAGGCCCACGACATTCTCCTTGCAGTCCAAACGGGCAATAAGCTCGACGATAAAGATCGCTTCAGTATGAATCAAGATGACTTCTCCCTTCTCACCGTTGAAGAGATGCGCGAGAAATTTCTACCACTGGGAGAAGATGTCATGCACGAGGCATTTGAGAACACGGCGAGGATCGCAGATCGCTGTTCCCTCACTATTGAGATCGGCAAAACACAACTCCCCTCGTTTCCTCTTCCCACGGGACACACCGACGCTTTCGCGTACCTCACCGAGCTCGTCGCACAAGGCGTGAAACGCCGATTTGGCGAAACAGAGCGCGTTGATGTCACCGAGCGTATCGCCTATGAAATGGGGGTTATCAAAGAAACCGGGTTCGCCTCCTACTTCCTCATCGTCCAAGACTTTGTGAACTGGGCAAAGCGTCAAGGCATCATTGTGGGACCAGGCCGTGGCTCCGCCGCAGGAAGTCTTGTCGCCTATGTTTTAAACATTACCAACATAGACCCACTCCACTACAGCCTCCTCTTTGAGCGATTCTTGAACCCCGCGCGTATCTCCATGCCTGATATCGACCTCGACTTTGCCGATCATCGACGCGATGAAGTACTGCACTACGTGTCAGAAAAGTATGGCAAAGATCACGTCGCGCAGATTATCACTTTCGGAACGATGGCTGCTCGTGGGAGCATCCGCGACACCGGTCGTGCGCTTGGACTCAGTTATGATTTTTGTGATCGCGTCGCGAAGATGATCCCGTTCAACCCGAATGCGGGCGGCGACAAAACGGGACAACTAGCGAAGGCTCTTGAAAGTGTTGCGGAACTCAAAGAAGCATACGATAAAGATCCCGACATCAAGCGCCTCATTGATTCCGCTGCCAAGCTTGAGGGCGTCGCACGACATGCATCTACACACGCGTGCGCTGTAGTGATCTCCCCACAGCCACTCACGGAATATCTCCCCCTCCAACAGGGCACCGATGATGGCGACATTATCACGCAGTATGAAATGCATGCTGTTGAAGATCTTGGGCTCTTGAAGATGGACTTTTTAGGACTTGCCAACCTCACCATCATTGAGCGCGCCCTGTCTATGATTAAAGAGCGTCACAACGTCAGTATAGACATGGACGCCCTCCCCCTTGATGACGCAAAAGCATTCAAACTCCTGCAAGAGGCAAAAACAACAGGAGTATTCCAGCTAGAGTCCGCCGGCATGAAGCGCTACCTCAAAGAACTGCGCCCCACCACTATTGAAGACATCATCGCCATGTGCGCCCTGTACCGCCCAGGACCAATGGACCTCATCCCCGACTACATCAATCGCAAACACGGACGCAGTAAAGTCACCTATCTTCACCCCGCGCTTGAACCAATCCTCAAAAACACCTACGGCATCATGGTATATCAAGAGCAGCTCATGGCCGCCGTGCGCGCGTTGGCCGGATTCAGCCTTGCTGAAGCGGACATCATGAGAAAGGCGGTTGGCAAGAAGATTAAATCACTCCTCGACGAGCAGGAGGGCAAATTTAAAGACGGATGTGCGCGCGTTGGAACCCCGAAAGATGTTGCCGAAACATTCTGGGGACTCGTTGAACCATTCAACCGCTATGCGTTCAATAGAAGCCATGCCGCATGCTATGCAGTCATCGCCTACCAAACGGCCTATTTGAAAGCCAACTTCCCCGCCGAGTTCATGGCCTCATTCATGAATAGTGAAACGGGTGACGTAGAACGTATTGCCTTTTTAATCGATGAGTGCCGCTCCATGAAGATTGAGGTCCTCCCTCCTGACATCAATCAGAGTGGTGAAAGGTTTGCTGTCGTCTCAGATTCACCGGCAGCAATCCGCTTTGGGCTCACCGCCATTAAAAACGTTGGCGAACATGCCGTACAGGCGCTCATCGCTGAACGTGCAAAGAACGGCCCCTTCACCAGCGTCGCCGACTTCGTCACTCGCATTCCTTCAAAGGACCTCAATAAAAAATCACTGGAGAGCCTTATTAAATCAGGCGCGCTTGATGCATTTGGTGAGCGTGGCGCATTACTGGCGAGTATGGACAATCTTCTCAGCTACGCACGTGATCACCAAAAAAATGCGTCGAGTGGTCAAGTAAGTCTCTTTGGTGAACACACTGCAACGGCGCTTCCTCCAGTCAGTTTAGTGAAGGCAGAACCAGCAACGACATGGTCGCGCCTCTCGTGGGAAAAAGAGCTTCTCGGACTCTATGTCTCCGAGCATCCGCTCGATTCATTTAAAACACAGCTTGCGCAAGAACGCGTCATTCCTATTAAAAATATCGTGCCGCGCGTCACGCACTCATTTGCCATCGGAGGTATGGTGACTCGGGTGCAAAAGATTATTACCAAAACAGGAAAGCCGATGGCGTTTCTAGAACTTGAAGACCTTACGGGGAAAATGGAGGCGGTAGTTTTTCCAACAGTGCTCGCAAAGTTTCAAGACATTTGCACCGAAAACCACATTCTTGTCGCACAAGGAAAAGTGAACGAACGAGATGGACGTGTTTCATTCCTCTGCGATTCACTTAAGTCACTCGCGGAGCTCGGAAAATAAAAGAAGGCCGGCGACACCCTAAGGTATCTCCGGCCCGGAAAGAACTTGAGCTAGTGGGCCTCGCGGCACCACACGTGGGGAGGGGCGCACACAGGACGAGACGAATTCGACACGAGGATCTCTCGCTTGAGCTCCTCGACGGCGCGCTCCATCTCCTTGAGCGCGGTCGCAACGGGCACGCCGCGCGCCATGTCGTCCTGGAGAATCTTCTCCAGACGACCCTTCGTTTCGAGCTTCATGCCTCCTCCTATCCCACGCCGCCAACGGCGATGAACCGGGCGGTTGCCTCGGGCACCAGGCGCACGGTGCGCAAGTGGGCAGCGCGCAGGCCGTGCGGTTCGCCGAACACCTTGCGCTCCGCAGCGGTGTCCGTGGTATGCCCCGTCACGTGAAGCACGCTCATGGCCTCTTCACGCGAAGCGCCACGCTCCCGCATGCCACACAGGAACTCCTCCTTCAGCTCGAGGGATTTTTCCTCGAACGTCTTCTGCTTCATCTGCCCTCCTTGATGTAACGACGAGAGAAGCCATTATAATACAGTTTTATGGATAAGTCAAAACCTTTCATTCGTGGGCATTATTCGGTATTCTACAGAAACTATGGCACAGCAATTAGAACACATTCGGCATTCTCTCGCGCACCTGTTAGCCGCCGCGGTTATCAAACACTTCCCCGACGCACAGCGAACGCTCGGGCCAGCTATCGAGCATGGGTTTTACTACGACTTTCTCTTCCCGACGCCCGTCAGCGAGCATGACCTTGAAAAAATAGAGGCAACCATGCGTAAGCTGCTTCCTGCGTGGACTTCATTCACACATCGAGAAGTATCTGCAGATGAGGCGCGCGAAGCGTTCAAAGGCAACCCTTTCAAGCTGGAAATGATCGAAGAGATTGTTGCCAAGGGCGAGCCCATCACCCTCTACACGAGCGGCGAATTCACCGACCTGTGCCGTGGAGGCCACGTCGAAAACCCTGCACAAGAAATCCCCGCCGATAGCTTTAAGCTTGAGAAGCTCGCAGGCGCCTACTGGCGCGGCGACGAAACCAAAGCACAGCTGACGCGCATCTACGGGCTCGCCTTTGAATCAAAAGAAAAACTTGAAGCGCACATCGCCATGGTTGAGGAAGCAAAAAAGCGCGACCATAAAATCCTCGGGCCCGCGCTCGACCTCTTCACCTTCTCGGACCTTGTTGGCGCCGGATTGCCGCTCTGGACACCAAAAGGAACCCTTCTCCGCAACATTCTCGACGACTTTGTGTGGTCGCTCCGCGCAAAGCGCGGCTACATGAAAGTAGAGATTCCACACATCACCAAGAAAGACCTCTACGTCACCTCGGGCCACTGGGAGAAATTTAAAGACGACCTCTTCCGCATCACCACGCGCGAGAAGCATGAGTTCGCTATGAAGCCAATGAACTGCCCGCACCACACGCAGATCTACGCACGTAAGCAGTGGAGCTATCGTGAGCTCCCCCAGCGCTATGCGAATACCACGATGTGCTATCGCGACGAACAGTCAGGTGAGCTTTCAGGCCTCTCTCGCGTACGAAGCTTCGCGCAAGACGATGCGCACGTCTTTTGCCGCATGTCACAGGCACGAGAAGAATTCTTGAAGATCTGGGATATTATTCACGAATTCTACACACCATTTGGCTTTGAGCTCCGCGTACGCCTCTCGCGGCACGATCCCGCACAGCCAGAAAAATATCTTGGGGATCCGCAGCGCTGGGAAGCTGCAGAAGGCATTTTGCGAGACATAGTCAAAGAAAAGAACGTCGACGCAATAGACGGGCTTGGCGAAGCTGCATTCTATGGACCGAAGCTCGATTTCCTTGCACAAGATTCTCTGGGCCGCGAGTGGCAAGTTGCCACCATCCAGCTCGACATGAACATGCCCGAGCGCTTTGACCTCACCTGCGTAAACGAAAAGGCAGAGAAGGAACGCATCGTCATGATCCACGCCGCAATCATGGGTTCCATTGAGCGCTTCCTCTCCATCGCCATCGAACACTTTGCGGGAGCATTTCCACTCTGGCTCGCGCCGGTGCAAGTTGCCGTGCTGCCTATTTCAGAAAAACAGCTTGAGTATGCACAGAGCGTTGTGAGCGCGCTCGCCACTGCAGGATTTCGCGTAGAACTGCGCGATGAGAACGAAAGTATCGGCAAGAAAATCCGCGCCGCAGAGATGATGAAGATTCCATATCTTCTCGTAGTGGGTGCGAAAGAAGTAGAAGCGCAAGCCGTGGCCGTACGTCAGCGCGGTGCTGGCGACACGGGCGCCGTATCACTCGAAGCATTTATTGGGAAGGCAAAGGGAGAGATAGCGCAGAAATCACAGTAAGAAAAAAGCCCCCGGTGGAGTGAGTGTGTTTGGTAAACACTCCACGCGCGGGGGCCGGTTGCTACTCGGATGACATTATGGGCCGCGATGCCCTCCTGTCTCCTTTCGCGTCCCCACCTTCAGGCGGGGACTTTTTCATGTCACCCAGGGATTCAGATTACCTGTCCCCGGGCCCGGTTATGCTGTCCGCTTACTGGGCCTCGAACCCAGTGCGGAAGCCGGCAACCTTGGCAGCCATTGCATATATATTACCATATGGTATATATTCTGTCAAATGTCTCAAAAAGGCTCCCCAGACAAGCCGAAGCTCATCGTTATCGCCGGCCCCACTGCATCAGGAAAATCTGATCTTGCTATTCGTCTTGCTCGCGCGCTCAACGGCGAGATCATTTCCGCAGACTCGCGGCAAGTGTATAAGGGCATGGATATTGGGACCGGCAAAGTTACGAAGCGCGAGCAAAAACTCGCACGACACTGGCTCATTGATGTCGCCTCCCCTACGCGCCAGTACACGGTCGCCCACTTCGTGCGCAACGCTACAAAAGCAATCCGCGACATCACCAAGCGCGGTAAGGTGCCTATCATCTGCGGTGGGACAGGTTTTTGGATTGATGCGCTCGTCTATGGCACTTCCATTCCTGATGTAAAACCTGATGCCAAACTGCGCGCTAAATTACAGAAACTTTCAACCTCACAGCTTTTTTCAAAACTACAGAAGCTTGATCCCACCCGCGCCCAATCCATTGATCCCAAAAACCCTGTGCGCCTCATCCGCGCGCTGGAGATTGTAATGAAAACAGGAAAGCCGGTGCCCCAGCAAAGCGCTACCACTCCCTATCACGTCCTCTATCTCTGTGTTTCGCGTAACGCGGAAGAGCTCCGCGCTCGCATTGAAAAGCGTCTTGATGCACGCTTGCGCCAAGGCATGATTGCGGAAGTACAAAAACTCCACACACAAGGCGTAAGCTGGAAAAAGCTTGAATCTTTCGGCCTTGAGTACCGCTGGGTTGCGCGCTTTCTCCAAAAGAAAATCGCACGCGATGAGATGCGCACCGCGCTCCTCCACGACATCATCGCCTACTCAAAGCGCCAGCTCACCTGGTGGCGGAGGAATGGGGATGTGAGGTGGGTAAAAGCTGGCATTGCGCAGATGGTATGAGTACGCTAGGATGTCCGCGGTTCTTTCTAGGAGGCATGAGTGGGGATTGCGGACGGCAACGTGACGCTCGCCATGGTAAAGCCGTGGCCAGAAATCGAGACGCGCTACGAGATCCGTTGTTTGGCGCGACAGATGTACCACGACGCCGAACTGCGCGTCGTACAGGAACACGAGATGCAGTTCACGTATCTGGGAGCCGCGGAGTTCTACGCGGAGCACCGCAACAAAGGGTGGTTCGAGCAACTCGTTGCCTACATGGCATCTGGCCCCGTGTGGGTCATGCGAGTCGAAGGGCTCGACGCCATAATTAACGTGCGCCTCATTAACGGGGCCACAAACCCTCGCGAAGCGGCGCCGACAAGCATTCGTGGCAGGCTACGCGAACGCTTCGATCCCGCCAAGCCGGCTGCCAATTTCATCCACGGATCCGATTCACTGACAGCAGCACGGCGTGAGCTCGCGCTCATGGGCCTCTGGATGAAGCGTTAGCACACGGGCGCGTCAGCAATGACGCGCCCACTTTTCTTTTTATTGAAGCGCTTTGAGAATTAACTCTTGAGCAACTTGTGGGTTTGCCTTCCCTTTTGAGGCCGCCATTACTTTTCCCACGAGGAATTTCAGCGGAGCTTCTTTTCCTGCTTTAAAGTCTGCCACTGCCTTTTCATTCTCTGCAAGTACACGAGATACAATTTCCAAAAGCGCACGAGAATCAGAAACTTGAGCAAGATCTTTCTCTCGAATAATAGCCTCTGGCGATGCGCCGCTTGCGAACATGCCGGCGATGAGTGCCTGTGCGCCAGACGAAGATACTTCTCCATGGAATACGCGGACAATTGCATCAGCGAAATGCTCTGGGGAGATAGGGCACTGCGAGATGTGTAGCCCGGCGGCATCAAGATGGCGCGCAAGCTCTGTCATGAGGTAGTTCGAAGCGAGTTTATATAAACGAGGCACGTGCTCTACGCCTGGGCGGTTGAGGTGAGAAAGTTTTTCAAATGAGGCAAGCTCACTCGCCACATGTTCGAAATAGTCACCGAGTGCGCGATTCGTGGTCATCACTTCGATATCGTGTTCTGGAAGGGCATATTCCTTCGTAAAACGAGTGCGGCGTTCTGCGGGAAGTTCTGGAACCAGCATTTGCACATCGGCGAGCCATTCGGGCGTGAGTACGATAGGTGGCAAATCCGGCTCTGGGAAATAGCGATAGTCCGCGGCCCCCTCTTTCACGCGCTGTGAGATCGTTTTTCCTTGCACCTCGTCCCATCCGCGCGTTTCTTGAATCACGCGCTCTCCAGAGCGAAGCGCGTCTGCTTGGCGCTCCATCTCATAGGTTGCCGCGCGTCCAGCGGCGTTGATTGAGTTAATATTCTTTACTTCAACTTTGGTTCCAGTGCCTGGCGCATTACTTGGAGCCATGGAGATGTTTACCTCAACACGCATCTGCCCCTTTTCCATGTCAGCATCGGAAACACCTGCATAGCGCAAAATAAGGCGGAGCTCTTCTGCAAAGGCAACCACCTCTTCTGCAGAAGAAAAGTCGGGTTTCGTTACGAGCTCCATAAGCGGCACGCCGGCGCGGTTAAAATCAAGAAGCGTGTCGCTCCCATCGGCGCTGTGATATGAGCGGCCTACGTCTTCCTCAAGGTGGATACGTTCAATACGGATTGTTTTAGGCTTTCCCTCCCCATCAGGAATGGTGAGTGCCCCATCTTTACAGAATGGTCGCTGATATTGGGTAATTTGGTAACCCTTAGGAAGGTCAGGATAGAAATAGTTCTTACGCTCGAAAAATGTTTCCGGGTCGATTGCGCACCCCAACGACATGCCGGCAAGCACCACCTTACGGATGGCTTCTTCATTTGCCACTGGAAGCGTGCCCGGATGCCCCATGCACACGGGACAAATGTTCGTGTTCGGACGCTTCTCGTCGGGGTCGTTCAAAGACGCGCAGAACATCTTCGTGCGCGTCTTGAGCTCGACGTGAATCTCAAGGCCAATAGTAGGCGTATATTCCATACGAATACCCAACGGTAGCATGTTTTGTTGGCAAAAAAAAGCGCCCCCAGACTCGAAAGTCTGAGGGCAGTTTTCCACTTACGCTTACGCTGCGTAGTGCGGAGAGAACTTGCGGACCACGCGAGAGAAGATCTCGTGATGGATCTCTTCAATGCTCTTAGTGCCGTCATCGACGACAGCGGAGCAATTGGGCGAGACAGAGATCCACTCTCTGAATCCTTCATGTACGCGGCGATGGAACGCGAGCTCTTCACGCTCGAAACGATCCATCTTCTCGCCACGTCCGTGCACGCGACGGATCCCCACCTCGGGCTCCACAAGAAGCACGATCTGCAGATCGGGCATCAGACCACCCGTCGCAAGGTTGATGGCCTGCATCCGAGCATCGCGGTTGTCCATGTCTCGAGCAACCAACTGGTAGGCAAACGTGGATCCGATGTAGCGATCGCTCACCACCCAATCACCTCGCTTGAGCGCGGGCTGTACGATCTCGCGGACATGTTGAGCCCGGTCCGCAAGGAAGAGAAAGAACTCCGCATCGGGGTACAGGATGGTATTCCGCGGGGTAAGCAGCAGTTCACGGACGCCTCGACCTACGGCGGTATCCGCGCCAGGCTCCTTGGTTAGTACTGCATTTCGCCCCAAAAAGCCGTGAAGCATAGAAACGAGTCGCCTCGCCTGCTCCGTTTTACCAGCGCCCTCAATTCCCTCAAATGTGATGAACGGCATGCACGCCTCCCCTCAATAAAGAACGACGCCCTGGTGGGCGTCGTTCAGTCTAAGCGAGATTCTCTATGCATGCAACCTTACTTCACTTCGATGCCCATTGAGCGGGCGGTGCCTTCAACAATCTTCATTGCAGCCTCTACGTCGTTTGCGTTGAGATCCTGCATCTTTTTCTCTGCGATCTCGCGCACTTGCGCCTTGGTGACAGAGCCCACTTTCTTCTTATTTGGCTCACCAGAACCCTTCTCAAGACCTGCGGCTACCTGCAGAAGATATGCTGCTGGCGGGGTCTTAAATTCAAGAGAGAACGAGCGGTCGTCATAGATAGTAACAATGACCGGCGTCACCTCGCCCGGACGATCCTTTGTTGCATCATTAAACTGCAGAACAAATTGCTGCAAGTTGATACCAGTTGGACCGAGTGCCGTACCCACTGGAGGTGCCGGAGTTGCCCGACCGCCGGGAATCTGAAGTTTTGCGACTGCTTTGATATTCTTTGCCATGTATACGTGCTTTGCGCGGGAGAAGCATCACCGCACCAAAGCGATAAGCCAAACGAGTATATACTACAACTTCTTCATCTGCAAGAAGTCAAGTTCCACGGGCGTTTCGCGACCAAAGATCGTTACCAACACTTTGACGCGGCCACGCTCCGGATCTACTTCTGCGATTTTACCATCGAAATCTTTAAAGGGGCCGTCAGTGATCTTCACGCGCTCCCCAACCGCAATGTCCACTTGGTACGAAGGCTCCTTTGCGCCGGAGCGAGCAAGAAGATCATTTACCTCCGAGGCAGAGAGTGGGGTTGGCACCGTGCCAGCACCGATAAAGCCGGTCACGTTTGGCGTGTTGCGCACTACATACCATGACGCGTCATTGACGAGCATCTCCACGAGCACATAACCTGGGTAGATCTTTTCTTCGATCGTTTCACGCTTGCCGTTGCGGATACGAATCTTCTTTTCTTTTGGAACGAGAATGTTGAAAATCTGATCTTCAAAACCGAGCGTTTCCACGCGTTGTTTTAAACTGCGGCATACGTTGTCTTCGTAGCCAGAATACGTGTGAATAGCGTACCAGCGGCGCTCTTCAATATTAGCTTGCTTTGCCATAGGTTAAGAAACAATAAGCGTGAGGATGTAGGTAAACAACGCATCCAAAACACCTAGATAGGCGGACATTACAATCGTGATCGCGAGAACAACACCCGTATAACGGATGACTTGCGAGCGGCTTGGCCAACTTACTTTTGCTAATTCTGTGCGTACTTCTTGTAAAAAGGTAGTCATGTCGTGGTAGAGAAAAACGCCCGGGGGCGCTTACAGACGATAACGATAGCACGTCTGCAAGCGAACGTCAATTCCCTTTTAGATGTCGATATTCTGCACACTGCGCGCGTGTGACTGGATGAACTTTTTGCGAGGCAACACGTCGGAACCCATGAGAATGTCGAAGGTGTGGTTCGCCTTTTCCGCATCAGTAATATTCACCTGGTAGAGTAGGCGCCGCTCCGGATCCATAGTGGTCTCCCAGAGCTGCTCGGCATTCATCTCTCCCAAGCCTTTGTAGCGTTGGATCGAGACGCCCGCGATCTTTTGCTCTCCTGCAGCTTCTTCCGTAGGAGCCGCTGCGCCATCAAGGGCTTCAACTTCCCACTCTTCGCTTGCTGCAGCTTTCTTCTTTTTGGCCTTTTCTTTCTCAGCGGCCGCGGTGCCCAGCTCTTTTAAGATGCCGTCACGCTCCGCATCGGAATACACGTAGCGCACCATAC of the Candidatus Paceibacterota bacterium genome contains:
- the rnc gene encoding ribonuclease III, with protein sequence MREPRMEHDALLARLQEAIGHTFAQPELLKQAVTHRSYLNENPSWPLDHNERLEFLGDAVLELVVTEHLYQTYPNPEGELTNWRAALVNANTLAIIASDLALNECMLLSKGEARDIGRARQYILANAMEALIGAVYLDGGYAPAAALIQTHVLSRLPDIIEKRLYRDPKSVLQEEAQERVSATPTYEVLEEWGPDHARHFRVGVLLNGEQVGVGEGPSKQDAQQAAAQDALARKKWGK
- a CDS encoding nucleoside-diphosphate kinase, with translation MGIADGNVTLAMVKPWPEIETRYEIRCLARQMYHDAELRVVQEHEMQFTYLGAAEFYAEHRNKGWFEQLVAYMASGPVWVMRVEGLDAIINVRLINGATNPREAAPTSIRGRLRERFDPAKPAANFIHGSDSLTAARRELALMGLWMKR
- the nusB gene encoding transcription antitermination factor NusB, with translation MASRHLSRSIALQTLYEWDFRDKNEEKLDAVIEKNLVEFGTGLDDAQFVRDLIKGVLAHREALDQIIEKAAPAWPLDQIAIVDRNILRLGLYELLFGDRSAVPPKVAINEAIELAKSFGGEASGRFVNGVLGTVYREIGEPGKDDAPHRSEGAKKPSDSADTAEADSAHDSAQS
- a CDS encoding DNA polymerase III subunit alpha, producing MRFTHLHTHSHYSLLDGLSKVDAIVSRVKEAGMDSVAITDHGVMYGAIEFYKKATKAGIKPIIGCEMYITSGSRHDKRPGIDDQRYHLILLAETNEGYRNLMKLVTAAHLEGFYYKPRIDKEILRQHSKGLIGLSACLAGEISRALTGNDYPAACAKAREYEDIFGKGNFFIELQQHTSIPDQNMVTPQLVRLARELDIPMVATQDSHYTHHHDQEAHDILLAVQTGNKLDDKDRFSMNQDDFSLLTVEEMREKFLPLGEDVMHEAFENTARIADRCSLTIEIGKTQLPSFPLPTGHTDAFAYLTELVAQGVKRRFGETERVDVTERIAYEMGVIKETGFASYFLIVQDFVNWAKRQGIIVGPGRGSAAGSLVAYVLNITNIDPLHYSLLFERFLNPARISMPDIDLDFADHRRDEVLHYVSEKYGKDHVAQIITFGTMAARGSIRDTGRALGLSYDFCDRVAKMIPFNPNAGGDKTGQLAKALESVAELKEAYDKDPDIKRLIDSAAKLEGVARHASTHACAVVISPQPLTEYLPLQQGTDDGDIITQYEMHAVEDLGLLKMDFLGLANLTIIERALSMIKERHNVSIDMDALPLDDAKAFKLLQEAKTTGVFQLESAGMKRYLKELRPTTIEDIIAMCALYRPGPMDLIPDYINRKHGRSKVTYLHPALEPILKNTYGIMVYQEQLMAAVRALAGFSLAEADIMRKAVGKKIKSLLDEQEGKFKDGCARVGTPKDVAETFWGLVEPFNRYAFNRSHAACYAVIAYQTAYLKANFPAEFMASFMNSETGDVERIAFLIDECRSMKIEVLPPDINQSGERFAVVSDSPAAIRFGLTAIKNVGEHAVQALIAERAKNGPFTSVADFVTRIPSKDLNKKSLESLIKSGALDAFGERGALLASMDNLLSYARDHQKNASSGQVSLFGEHTATALPPVSLVKAEPATTWSRLSWEKELLGLYVSEHPLDSFKTQLAQERVIPIKNIVPRVTHSFAIGGMVTRVQKIITKTGKPMAFLELEDLTGKMEAVVFPTVLAKFQDICTENHILVAQGKVNERDGRVSFLCDSLKSLAELGK
- the thrS gene encoding threonine--tRNA ligase, which produces MAQQLEHIRHSLAHLLAAAVIKHFPDAQRTLGPAIEHGFYYDFLFPTPVSEHDLEKIEATMRKLLPAWTSFTHREVSADEAREAFKGNPFKLEMIEEIVAKGEPITLYTSGEFTDLCRGGHVENPAQEIPADSFKLEKLAGAYWRGDETKAQLTRIYGLAFESKEKLEAHIAMVEEAKKRDHKILGPALDLFTFSDLVGAGLPLWTPKGTLLRNILDDFVWSLRAKRGYMKVEIPHITKKDLYVTSGHWEKFKDDLFRITTREKHEFAMKPMNCPHHTQIYARKQWSYRELPQRYANTTMCYRDEQSGELSGLSRVRSFAQDDAHVFCRMSQAREEFLKIWDIIHEFYTPFGFELRVRLSRHDPAQPEKYLGDPQRWEAAEGILRDIVKEKNVDAIDGLGEAAFYGPKLDFLAQDSLGREWQVATIQLDMNMPERFDLTCVNEKAEKERIVMIHAAIMGSIERFLSIAIEHFAGAFPLWLAPVQVAVLPISEKQLEYAQSVVSALATAGFRVELRDENESIGKKIRAAEMMKIPYLLVVGAKEVEAQAVAVRQRGAGDTGAVSLEAFIGKAKGEIAQKSQ
- the rpmF gene encoding 50S ribosomal protein L32 translates to MAVPRHHLAKGRQGRRRSHLARKPAGLSACGHCKKMIRPHTTCKYCGYYKGRQVVDVVGKALRKQEKARQRTAS
- the miaA gene encoding tRNA (adenosine(37)-N6)-dimethylallyltransferase MiaA — encoded protein: MSQKGSPDKPKLIVIAGPTASGKSDLAIRLARALNGEIISADSRQVYKGMDIGTGKVTKREQKLARHWLIDVASPTRQYTVAHFVRNATKAIRDITKRGKVPIICGGTGFWIDALVYGTSIPDVKPDAKLRAKLQKLSTSQLFSKLQKLDPTRAQSIDPKNPVRLIRALEIVMKTGKPVPQQSATTPYHVLYLCVSRNAEELRARIEKRLDARLRQGMIAEVQKLHTQGVSWKKLESFGLEYRWVARFLQKKIARDEMRTALLHDIIAYSKRQLTWWRRNGDVRWVKAGIAQMV